The Spirochaetota bacterium genome contains a region encoding:
- a CDS encoding PadR family transcriptional regulator, with protein sequence MKNITEMLKGVLEGCVLEIISHEEIYGYEITRRLKALGFSDVVEGTVYTILVRLEKNELVNIEKKPSDAGPPRKCYTLNAAGREELRRFWEKWEFVSSKMNALKEKTK encoded by the coding sequence CTGAAAAATATTACAGAAATGCTCAAAGGCGTACTGGAGGGTTGTGTGCTCGAGATCATCAGCCACGAGGAAATCTACGGCTATGAGATCACTCGTCGGCTGAAAGCCCTTGGATTTTCGGACGTTGTGGAGGGAACAGTCTATACCATCCTGGTACGTCTTGAGAAAAACGAACTTGTGAACATAGAAAAAAAGCCGTCCGATGCGGGCCCACCACGCAAATGTTATACGCTCAACGCTGCGGGTCGGGAGGAACTGCGACGCTTCTGGGAGAAATGGGAGTTCGTATCATCAAAAATGAATGCGCTGAAGGAGAAGACAAAATGA